A segment of the Acidobacteriota bacterium genome:
GGTCCATGATGTCGAGCGTGCGTTTCGGATCGTCCGGTGCCGTCGGACTCTTCAGCACGGGGCCGAACGTGAGGCTCATGATCGCGAGCCGCGCGAGCTTCGCTGGATCGGCGGCGGCGCGCTGCGCGCCGGCACGCCGGGCGAACACGACTGGCGCCGCGGCTGCCGCCGTGGCGCTCGACAGGAATTCTCGACGCGTCATCGCTTCCTCCATCGGCCGGCCGGTGCGCTTCTCCCGAACCCTCGGTGAACGCACGCGCCTGACGCGCCGAGCATAGTCCAGAACCGGCGGGGGCGTGCCGCTGAGCGTCTCGAAGTACCATCGGTCATGCGCTTCGCCGCCTTGCCCTTCAGCGTGTGGCTGCTCGTCGTCTCCGGGTGCGCCGTCCAGGCGCCGGACTCCGGGGGCGGCGCCGCTCGGACGCCGGGCGTCCGCGGCACCCTGACGCCGGCCATCGAGGCCGTTCTGGCCGACATCAGAAGCGCCGACGAGGGTCAGCTCGCCGTGTCCGAGGAGGATGGCCGATTCCTGCGCATGCTCGTCGCGTCGTCCGATGCACGTTCGATTCTGGAGATCGGCGGCGCGAGCGGGTACAGCGCGATCTGGCTCGGGCTCGCCGCGCGTGAAACCGGCGGGCGCGTCGTCTCGATCGAATACGACCCGGTACGGGCGAAGGAGGGCGCCGCGAACGTCGCGCGCGCCGGGCTCGACGACGTCGTCCGCAACGTCCAGGGGGACGCGTTCGCGGAGATTCCGAAGCTGCCCGGCACGTTCGACTTCGTGTTCCTCGACGCCTGGAAGCCGGACTACGTCAAGTTCCTCGCGCTCGTGATGCCGCGCCTTGCGCCCGGCGGTCTGTTCGTGGCGCACAACGTCGTCAACAAGAAGAGCGAGATGGAGCCGTTTCTCGAGGCCATCCAGCACGACGCGCGTCTCTTCACGACGATTGTCTCGCCGTCGAGCGAAGGGATGTCCGTGTCGTACCGCGTGCGTTGATCGCGCGCGGCGTCAGACCAGCCGGTGCGGGCGATCGCGGACGATGTCGATCAAGACTGCCGGCGCCACCGGTTTGACGACGTGATGGTCGAAGCCGGCCAGCGCGCTGCGGCGCCGATCCTCGTCCTGGCCCCACCCGGTGAGCGCGACGATCGTCATGGTCGATCCGCCCGGTTGCCGCCGGATCCGCCGGCACACCTCGTAGCCGTCGAGGTCCGGCATGCCGATGTCGAGCAGCACGACTTCCGGACGAAACGCCTCGGCTTCGCGCACCGCGGCATGGCCGCCGAAGGCCAGCCGCACGGTGCAGCCCGCGCTTTCGAGCAGCAGCCCGACCATCTCGGCGGCGTCCGTGTTGTCGTCGGCCACGAGCACGCGGCGCGACAGGCGGGCGCCGTCCGGCTGGCCCGTGTCGGCGGTGCGGGGAGTCGAGCGCCCCGCGACGACCGGCAGGTGCACGACGAAGGTGCTGCCGCGGCCGATCCCCTCGCTCGTCGCGTGGATCGTGCCCGCGTGCATCTCGACCAGCCGGCGCGCCAGCGCCAGGCCGATGCCGAGGCCGCCTGCGCCTCGTCCTGGCGTGGACGCCTGCGTGAACAGCTCGAACACGCGATCGATCATCTCGGCCGGAATGCCGATGCCGTTGTCGCGCACTTCGATGCACGCCATGTCGCGGTCGCGTTCGGCCGTGACCTCCAGATGGCCGCCGGACTCGGTGTAGTTGGCGGCGTTGTTCAGGAGATTGCCGAAGACCTGCGTCAGCCGCGTGGCGTCGGCGTCGAGCAGGATCGGCTCCTCGGCGTATCGCACGGTGAGCGCGTGTCCGTGCTGCTGGATCAACGGTCGGCTCGTCTCGATCGCGGCGTCGAGCACGTCCTGGAGCAGCACCGGCCCGCGGCGCAGCATGAGCTTGCCGCGTGAGAGCCGGGAGACGTCGAGCAGGTCGTCGAGCAGCCGCGCCATCTGCGAAACCTGCCGGCCGATGACGTCGTGGCAGCGCCGGAGCGCTTCGTCGGCCGGCGTGTGGGACTGCAGGATCGCCAGGGCCGTGCGCAGCGGCGCCAGCGGGTTGCGGAGCTCGTGCGCGAGCATCGCCAGGAACTCGTCCTTGCGGCGGTCGGCTTCGCGCAGCTCTTCGTTGGCCGCGCGCAGGGCGTCTTCCGCCTGCTTGCGGTCGTGGATGTCCTGGATGATCGCCACGGCGAGCGGAGGCTTGCCGCCCACCGCGGGCAGCACCGTGCCGGTCACGAGGACCCAGCGCACCGTGCCGTCCTTGCGCATGTAGCGCTTCTCGTGCTGCCAGCCGGGCGCACGCTCTGCGAGCACGCGCTGGACGGCGTCGACGTCCCGCTGCCGGTCGTCGGGATGCGTGATGTCGGAGAACGTCTTCTGCAGCAGCTCGGCGTCCGTGTACCCGGTCATCTCGCACAGCTTCCGGTTCACGCGGATGAAACGACCGGTCTGCGGGTTCGTCTGGGCGGCGCCGGCGGCCGACAGCTCGAAGATGGAGCGGAACTCCGTCTCGCTGATGCGCAGCGCGCGTTCCGCCCGCGCGCGCTCCACGGCCGGATACAGGTGCCCCGCGACGTCGTGCAGCAGATGGATCTCGTCGCGGCGCCACTCCCGCGGCTGTGCCGAGCCCACCGCCAAGAGTACCGTCACGCCGTCGTCGGCCAGGAGCGGCTCGACGATGAACGCCGCGACGCCGAGCGCGTTCAGCCGTGCGACGCGCCCGGCCGTGCGGCGATCGCGCGAGACGTCCGAGACGACCGTGCTCTTCGCGCCGACGATCTCGTCCAGCCGATCGAAGACGAGCAGCTCGCTCGTCGGATACGAGCCGACGAGCCAGGGCGGCGCCTTCGGGCTCTGATGCTGAATCGTCACGGTGCGGCCGTCGGGCGTCATCGCACCGAACGCCGCGCGATCGACGAGCAGGTGCTCGCGGAGCGCGTTCAGCGCGTAGTCGAGCAGCCGGTCCTGATCGCGGAGGTGTACCAGCGCGGCCCGCAGGTCGTCGAGGAAGGCGGCGTGCCGCCGGGCGCCGGCTACCTCAGGGCTGGCGTGCGTGGCGCTGGTCGAGTCGCCGGATCGCTGGTCCACGCTCACGGGGCCTCACCCGCTGGCACGCGACCCGCAGCCCCGCGGGCGAGCGGTGCTGCCGCCGCGGCGGGAGGGGAAGGCACATCCTACCGCAGGTGCCGGCGGGAGGATCCGGCGCCGGCCGTGGCGCTCGAGATGGGTCTCGGGCGCGGCTACGGGTTCAGCCAGTAGCTCCACTTCAGCACGACGACGTTGTTCGCGCGTCCGTCGAAGAGGGAGCCGAAGCCGCGGCCGACCGAGAAGTCGGACATCGCGGCCTCGTTCAACCGATCCTGCTGCCACACGAGGTACAACGTGCTGCCTGGCCGGTACTCCCAGCGCAGCACGGCGTTGCCGCGGAGCGATCGGGTCGTGAACGTCCGGTCGGCCACGGTGAACGGCGCCGCGGGCCCGCCGGCGTCAGGGTCGACGACGTACCTGCCGCCGTCGCGGACGATCGTCCCGACGTCCTCGCCGTACGTCTTGAAGCTGTAGCCCGACGGCGACTGGAACTCCTTCGGCAGGCCGTAGTCGCCGTGCGAGACGAGGGGCTGGGCGTAGATCTCGAGCGTGAGGTTCGGCGTGAAGGTGTAGTTCAGGCGCGTGATGATGCTGAACTGCCGCTGGTCGAGGGGCGCGAAGATGTACCGCGTGCCGAACGTGGAGACCATCTCCGGGTCTCTGATGGCGGTGACGTACTGCGCGTGCTGCCGGTTCTGCACGAGCTCCGGCCCGAACGAGAGGTTCCAGCGCGGCGACGTGCGGACGTCGAGGCTCAGGCTGGTCGTCCGGTTGTCGCTGCCCGCGTAGTCGGCCACGAGCGCGAACGCCGCGGTGCCGGTGATCGCCTTGCGCGGGTCGGAGCGCAGCGACGCGTTGTAGCGCCACGTCGTCGGCCGCATCGCGAGCGGGCCGCCGCGGGTGAGCCGATCGTCGGTCCGCTTGGGCTCGTACCAGTAGCTCGTCGTGAGCTGCCAGTAGCTCAGGTGCGTGAGCGTCAGCGACGTCCAGTAGAAGTAGTCGATCACGTTGCCGTCGAAGTTCTTCGCGCGGTTCACGTAGGTCGTCGAGCGCCAGTCGCGCCAGATGCGGCCCGGCCGGCGCTCGCTGTACGTCACGCCCTGGCCGAACGCGCGGCGATCGGCACGCTGCTGGAAGCCGACGTCGTTGATCTCGTAGCCCGGCGACATCGTCTGGAGCCAACTGTCGGTCGTCCAGTGGAGGCCGGCGGTCTTGCGCATGTTCACCGACGCGGCCACGCCGTTGAGCGACGTCCGCGTGGCGTCGTACGTGAGACGCTTCGCGTCCGGCCGCTGCAGGTAGCGGGTGGAGGAGCGCTGGGTGGCGCCAATGGCGGCATCGCTGCCGCCGACGTGGCTGCCGACCAAGAAGCCGGAGACGACCCAGCTCCGGTTCGCCCACTCGTGGATGAAGTCGAGGCCGGCGGTGTACGCCTCGGCGCGCAGACCATCCGCCCGCGGATCGCCTGCGAGATCGCGGTTGGCGGCCGTGACGATGCCGCCGATGTTGCTCTGGCCGCGCCGAAGATCGCGGCTCGTGCGGCCGATGAAGTAGTTGGTGCGCGGTTCGACCATCGCGCGCTGCGACAGGCCGTTGCCGTCGCGGTACTCACCGAACTCGGATCCGGTGACCGCTTCGAGCAGGCCGACGTTCCAGCCGCTGGCCGTCTTGCCGGAGAGCTTGACGGCCCCGAGGATCGTGGCGGTGTCGGGCACGTCGGCTGCGTTGGCGAGCGGCAACTGCGGCGCGCGTCCAAGACGCCGCGAGTACAGCACGCCAGCGGCTTCGGCGCTCGGCCCGCCGACGGCGCCGCCGAACTTGAACGCGTTCGCACCCTCGACGAAGAACGGCCGGCGCTCCTGGTAGCGCGTCTCGAACGCCGAGAGGTTGATGACCGCCGGGTCCACTTCGACCTGTCCGAAGTCCGGGTTGGCCGTCGCCGTGAGCGTCAGGTTGGACGTGAGCCGGTAGCGCGAATCGAGGCCCGCGTTCATGGCCAGCTCGCGATCGCCGGCGAGCGCACCCGGCGCGCCGGCGCGGCGGCTGGTGCCGACGGCGTACGGCAGCAGCTCGAGGCGCCGCCCCGGCTCCACGCCGCGCAGACCCGTGAGATCGCCGTAGGCGGGCACGCCCGCCTGCCCCGACTTGGGCGTGAAGGCGAACCACGCTTCTTCCTGACGGCGGTTGATGATGCGCGCGAGCTGCAGACCCCACGTCTGCTCCTCGGCCGGCGCAAAGCCGAGCTGGCTGAACGGGACGCGAATCTCCGCCGTCCATCCGTTCTCGTCGATGCTCGTCGCCGCGTCCCACACCGCGTCCCACGCGAGATCGCCGGTGTCGCTGCGGCCGGCGATGATCGAGTCGCGCCGCACGCCCGACGGGTTGACCTCGAACACGAATGCGGTGCGCCGATCGTAGAAGCTGTCGATGCCGATGCTGAACCAGTCCGACGACGACGTCGCCATGTCGCGCCGGCCGAGCCTCGTGGTGATCGGACTGCGATCGAAGAAGCGGCCCGCGATGTACACCGCCTCCGCGTCGTACGCGATTCGCACTTCGGTCCGTTCGCTGACCGGCATCCCTTCCTGGGGATCGCGCTGCGTGAACGTGTCGATGGCCGGCGCGGCTGCCCACGCCGCATCGTCCAGCTTGCCGTCGATGACGGGAGGCGTGCCGGCGCGCACTGCGGCGGCGACGGCCGCGGCACCGGCGCGGTCGGCTGGCCGAGGCGCGGTCGAGGAGGACCCGGCGGCAGCCTGGGCCCAGGACGTCAGGGGGAGCAAAGCGGCGAGGGCTGCCGCGGGAAACGCACGTCCGAGCTGTTGCACGCCGACGATCCTACAACGCCGCCCGAACCGCCGGCCCAGGGTCTTGCCGGCGCCCCGATCCGGGCGTTGGCGGCCTCGACCTGCACATCATGGGCAGGCGGCGGGCCTGCTCTTGGCGCCCGGAAGGGCGTCGTCGGCGGCAAGACCGAGGTTGGACGGGCATGCTTCCTGCACAACAGCCCGGCAGCGCAGGCTGCGCGCCGGTCCACCGTCCGGTGGACCGGATTCCCGCGGCGATGTTGCCGCGCGTATTCGCACAGAGGTGGAGAGAGACATGAAGCTCGCATTGGCTACGTGCGTGATGGCCGTGTGTCTCGCCGGCTGCCAGGCGTCCAATGAAGCCGCTGGCACCAACGGGAGGAACGCGGATGTCGTGGACTCCGTCCGTCACTCGCTCGATCAGGCGCAGCTCGAGGACGTCTCTACCAATCAGGATCGCGACAAGGGTGTCGTGACGCTGAGCGGCAGCGTGCCGACCGAGGCCGACAAGCAGCGTGCCGAGACGATCGCGAAGACCGCGGCGCCGGGCCAGATCATCGCGAACGAAATCAAGGTGCTGCCGGCCGGCATGGAGAGCGAGGCGAAGTCGACGATCGCCGACATCGACAACGGCATCGAGAGCAACGCCTCGGCGGCGCTTCGCAACGCCGGGCTGCACGACGACGTGAGCGTGGACGCCACGGCCGGCGTCGTGACGCTGACGGGCGACGTTGCGACCGACGCCGCACGCCGCCAGGCCGAGAAGACCGTCGCCGGCGTGCCGAACGTCAAGCAGGTGATCAACAAGATCGAGATCGAGCCGCGCGGCCGTTAGCGGACGCCGGCTCGGATCGGCACAGCACGCGCGGTACTTCCCGTGCGTGCTGTGCCGTCGTGTCCCCGCCCACCGAACCTCACAGGAGCTAGAAACGACCGTCGTCCGGCATCCGCTGCCGTCGTCCACTCTTCGCGCGTCTGCGCTGGCTATCGGGCGGCCCGAATCGTTGAGGAGTCGCGACGCCCGCTCCGAAGGGAGCCGTGTCCATCGTGCCGGAAGAAGACGCCACCTCTCGCACCCGGGCCATCGTGAAGAGCGAGATGCCGAAGTGGCGCGGCTGCGACGGCCGGCGAGATGGAAGACGGCCGGCCGGCCGGGCGCGACGTCATCGAGGTGGCCGGCTGGTGAGCCGCCCGAGCCGCAGCGTCGGCTACACTGTGGAATCCGAACGGGACGCCATCGGGGTCGTCGGGTTCGTTCAGGGAGAGCGAGATGCCAATGATGAAGGGGCCGCGGTTCTGGGTCGCGGCGATGGTCATCGCCGGCGTGGCGATGTCCTCCGCGTGCCGGTCCTCGTCGCAGCCGTCGGGGACGCCGCCGGCCAACGTCTGGGCCACGGTGGACGGCCGCACGATCACGCGCGACGACGTGGAGAAGCTGTATCGAAGCACGACGCAACCGAACGCCGCGCCCCTCTCGGACGACGAGATGCTGGCGACGAAGCTGAGCGTGCTCGACGATCTCATCAGCCAGGACATCCTGCTGGCGAAGGCGCGAACGCTCGGCGTCGCCGCGACCGACAGCGAGATCGAGGCGGCGATCGCCGAGCAGAAGCGCGGCATGTCCGACGAGGACTTCCAGAAGCAGCTCGGCTCGCGCAGCCTGACCGTCGACGATTTCCGGAACGGCCTGCGGCGCGAGATGTCGGTCCAGAAGGTGTTGGATCGCGAGGTCACCGCCAAGGCCGTCATCACCGACGACCAGATTGCCGCGTTCTACAACCAGAACAAAGCGCAGTTCAACCTTCCCGAGGCTCAGTACCGCATCGCGCAGATCGTCGTCACGCCCGCGCGGGATCCGCAGCTCAGGAACCGATCGGGCAATGATGCCGGATCTGTCGACGAAGCGACGCGGAAGTTCGACATGCTGCTCGAGCGGCTGCGCGCGGGCGCGGATTTCGCGGCGCTGGCGATGGACTACTCGGAGGATCCCCAGTCGGTGGCCCAGGGCGGCGACATCGGCTTCGTGTCGCGATCGCAGCTCAACGACGCGCCGGCGGCGTTGCGCGACGTCGTGCTGAAGACGGCGCCCGGCTCCGTGAGCACGGTGGCCGGCGGCGGTTCGCTCACGATCATCAAGGTGCTCGCGCACGAGCCGGCCGGCCAGCGCGAGCTGGGCACGCCGGCCGTTCGTGACGGCGTCCGCGATCTGCTGCAGCAGCGCAAGGCCCAGTTGCTGCGCGTCGCGTACATCACGGCCGTACGCGACGAGGCGACGATCTTGAATCACCTGGCCCAGATGGTCCGCGATGCCAACGGCGTGCCGCCCGCGCTCGCGACGGCACCGGCGGGTCCGGCTCCGGCCGCGGCGTCGGGCAAGTAGCGCCGCGTCCTGCGATGTCCGGCATCGCCGGCCGCCTGATCCTGCTCGTTTCGCAGCCGCGAGCGGGGTCGACGCTGCTGCAGCGCATGCTCGGGCGTCACCCCGACGTGCACACCTGCTCGGAACGCTGGATTGCCCTGCATCCGTGCTTCGCCCTTCGCGAAGGCCTGTGGACGCCATACGGCCACGACCTCGCGCGAAGGGCGACGATGGACCTGCTGCGCGAGTTGCCGGAAGGCGAGGCGGCCTACTGGGAGGCGGTCAGGCGCCTGCTGGGCCACCTCTACGAACGCGAGCTCGCGGTGTCGGGCCGGCGGCGGCTGCTCGACAAGACGCCCCGCTACTACTTCATCCTGCCGGAGCTTCGACGCCTGTTTCCGGAAGCGCGCGTCCTGCTGTTGATCCGCCATCCGCTGGCCGTGCTCGCGTCGGTGCTCGACACATGGGTGGGGACGTCGGATGCGGCCGACATCGTGGGGTTCTGGCACGACCTGTTCTCGGCGCCGGTCCTGATGCGGAAGGCGATGGCCGAACGAGACGACCACACGTCCATCGTGCGGTACGAAGAGCTGGTTTCGCAGCCGGGCGACGTCATCGGCTCGGTGTCGCGCTGGCTGGATCTCGGCCAGGGTCCTGACCTCGTGGAGTACGGCGCCGACGGGTCGGCGCCGTGGCGGTTCGGCGACAGCGGCACGGCGTTTCAGCAGACGCGTCCCATGGCCGATCGCGCGCACCGGTGGCCCGAGGTGCTGCGGCGCCATCCGCTGTGGCACGCGCTCGGCGCCGTGTATCTCGATCGGCTTGGAGACGATGTGCTGCGCGCGCTCGGGTACGACGTCGGAGAGACGCGCGATCTGCTCGGCGCGGAGGCGGTCGAGGAGAGCGCACGTCGCGCGGCCGCCGCGCTGCTGACCGAGCCGCCGTCGCCAGACGTGATGCGTCGCGCCGCCGCCGCCGCGCACGAGCGCGCCTCACGGCTGGACCAGGCCGCCGCCGAGCGGCTCGCGATCATCGAGGAGCAGCGATCCGCCATCGCGGCGTTCGAGGCGGCGGTCGCCGGCCGGGACGCCGAGATCGCCAGGCTGCAGCACGCGCTCGACGAGGCCACGGCCATGCCGGCTGGCGATCGGGACAAGACCGCCGTGCCCCCGGTGTGGCGTTCTGTCGCTCGTCCCAAGCCGTGACGGCGGCATCGCCGGCTCTGCACCGGCGCCGTGCGGCGCTCGCGTGCCGGCACGAGACTTGATTGGCCTCATGGGCAGGAGACCGCCCGTGAGCACATCGCTCAAACAGCTTCTGTTCTGCGCACTGCTGATCAGCGTCATCATGCCGGCGAGGGCCTGGTCGCAGGCGGCTGCCGCGCACCTCCAGATACTCGGCGGCGTGACCGACGCGGCGGAGCGTGCGCCGATGTTCGGCGCGGCGCTCGGCCTGCGGCTGACGTTCATCGAAGTGGATGTCGAAGCCGGTCACTTCAACAACGTCCTGTCGAAGACCCTGCTCGACGCGCTGAACGACCTCCAGCGCGAGCGCGACCTGCCGGTTCAGGCCATCGCCGAGCTGCCGGCCAACTACGTGCTCGGCACGCTGCGGATCATCCCGGCAGCCGGGCCGATCCGGCCGTTCCTGAGCGTCGGCGGCGGCGTCGCGCGCCTCAAGCCGCGGCTCAAAATCGTGGTGGAGGGGATCTCGCTGGGCGACGTCTTCGGGCTCACCACGCTCGGATCGCAGGACGAGCCGATCGCGACGGTCGGCGCCGGGCTCCGGATCGATCCCGGCAAGATCCACCTCGAGGTCGGCTATCGGCTCGTGGCGGTGTTCACGAACTACCGCGGCTTCAACATCAGCGCCAACGGCGCGACCTACGTGAACAACATCTACGGCGCGTTGGGCGTCCGATTCTGACGCACGACGCGTCGCGCTTCAGACGCTGAGGCCGGCGCCGCCGGCCTCAGCATGCTTCTCAGGATTCTTCCTGCACACGCACGCCAGGTCGAACCCGCTGCACGAACGACGCCCTTCCCAACCTTTCTTAACCTTTTCCCTCTTTCCTTTGCCCTCTGCCCTTTGCCCTCTGCCCTTCTACTGGCTCTCTGCCCTTCTACTGCAGGTCGTACCCCTTCAGTCGGCGAATCCAGACGTTGCGGTACCGCACGGGATGGGCGTGGTCCTGCAGCGTCAGCGGCAGCTCGGCGTCGTGTGGGACGTACTGATGGACAGTCTGCGTCGGTGAGGTCGGGCCCATGACGGCGCGCCGATTGTGCACGACGACCCCGTTCCAGACGACCGTGAGGTAGGCAGGTTTCGCGAGCGCCGTGCCGTTGAACCGCGGGGCTTCGAAGACGATGTCGTAGGTCTGCCACTCGCCGGGACGTCGCGCGGCGTTGACGAGCGGCGGATCCTGGCCGTAAATCGCGGCGGCCTGGCCGTCAGCGTACGTGAGGTTCTCGAACGAGTCGAGCACCTGGACCTCGTAGCGGCCCATGAAGATCACGCCGCTGTTTCCGCGATCCTGGCTCGCGCCGCGGCCCGGCGACGGCGTGGCGAACTCGAGGTGCAACTGCACGTCGCCGAAGCTTTCGCGGGTGCGCATCGAGCCGGATCCGGCGCCGGTCTCGAAGTAGCCGTCGTGAATCGGCCATTTCGTGTCCACGAGCTGGCCATTGACCGTCTGCGCCCACTTCGAGAGGTCCGTGCCGTCGAACAGCACGATCGCGTCCGACGGCGGAGCGCCCGGAGCCGCGCCTGGCGTGACGACGCGCGGCCGCGGCCGCGCGTTGTCATGGATGATCCAGGGAGTGCCCGGGATCTCCGCCAGCTTCGTGTACCCGACGATCGCGCCCCGTTCATCGCACACGCGCCCATCGTCGGGCGGCTGTCCGCCGCGGGGCGCCGGACACGGCGTCGGCGCCGTCTGCGGCACGGGAGCCTGCGACGGTCGCGCGTCGAGGACGCCGGCGATGGTGAAGGCCGCGACCGCGCTGAGCACGACGCGGGCAGTCGATCCGAAGGCCAGAACGGTCGGTCGGAGAGCCATCTCGCACCTCGATGTCTGAACGGGACGGCGATCATAGCATCGTGTTGTCCAGGCCCGGCGTGCCGAGGCGTGCGAGCGTCCCGCGAGCGACACAGGTGCCGGACGCGGTCCGCGAGCCCGGTTGCACGCTCCGCGCCGCGCAGCCGGCCCTTCCGATTCGACGGACAATGATCGAGACACGTGACTGAGGTGGCGATGACAGAGGGCCGGTTGGGACGCGTGTCCGACCGGATCAACGGCGAGCGCCTCGTGCTGCTCGGATGGCCCTGCGCCATCCTGATGCAGGTCGCGCACCCGCTCGTTGCCGCCGGCGTGGCTCGTCACAGCAGCTTCCGCGACAGTCCGACCGCGCCGATCAGGCGACTGCACCACACGGTGCGCGCGATGCTCGGCCTCACGTTCGGCGACGCCGACGAGCAGGCGCGCGTCATCGCGACGATCCGCGACATCCACACGCGCGTGCACGGCACGCTCGGCGAGCGCGTCGGCCGCTTCGCGGCCGACGCGCGGTATTCCGCCGAGGATCCCGCGCTCGTGCTCTGGGTCCATGTCACGCTCATCGCGACG
Coding sequences within it:
- a CDS encoding O-methyltransferase gives rise to the protein MRFAALPFSVWLLVVSGCAVQAPDSGGGAARTPGVRGTLTPAIEAVLADIRSADEGQLAVSEEDGRFLRMLVASSDARSILEIGGASGYSAIWLGLAARETGGRVVSIEYDPVRAKEGAANVARAGLDDVVRNVQGDAFAEIPKLPGTFDFVFLDAWKPDYVKFLALVMPRLAPGGLFVAHNVVNKKSEMEPFLEAIQHDARLFTTIVSPSSEGMSVSYRVR
- a CDS encoding PAS domain S-box protein: MSVDQRSGDSTSATHASPEVAGARRHAAFLDDLRAALVHLRDQDRLLDYALNALREHLLVDRAAFGAMTPDGRTVTIQHQSPKAPPWLVGSYPTSELLVFDRLDEIVGAKSTVVSDVSRDRRTAGRVARLNALGVAAFIVEPLLADDGVTVLLAVGSAQPREWRRDEIHLLHDVAGHLYPAVERARAERALRISETEFRSIFELSAAGAAQTNPQTGRFIRVNRKLCEMTGYTDAELLQKTFSDITHPDDRQRDVDAVQRVLAERAPGWQHEKRYMRKDGTVRWVLVTGTVLPAVGGKPPLAVAIIQDIHDRKQAEDALRAANEELREADRRKDEFLAMLAHELRNPLAPLRTALAILQSHTPADEALRRCHDVIGRQVSQMARLLDDLLDVSRLSRGKLMLRRGPVLLQDVLDAAIETSRPLIQQHGHALTVRYAEEPILLDADATRLTQVFGNLLNNAANYTESGGHLEVTAERDRDMACIEVRDNGIGIPAEMIDRVFELFTQASTPGRGAGGLGIGLALARRLVEMHAGTIHATSEGIGRGSTFVVHLPVVAGRSTPRTADTGQPDGARLSRRVLVADDNTDAAEMVGLLLESAGCTVRLAFGGHAAVREAEAFRPEVVLLDIGMPDLDGYEVCRRIRRQPGGSTMTIVALTGWGQDEDRRRSALAGFDHHVVKPVAPAVLIDIVRDRPHRLV
- a CDS encoding carbohydrate binding family 9 domain-containing protein, whose product is MQQLGRAFPAAALAALLPLTSWAQAAAGSSSTAPRPADRAGAAAVAAAVRAGTPPVIDGKLDDAAWAAAPAIDTFTQRDPQEGMPVSERTEVRIAYDAEAVYIAGRFFDRSPITTRLGRRDMATSSSDWFSIGIDSFYDRRTAFVFEVNPSGVRRDSIIAGRSDTGDLAWDAVWDAATSIDENGWTAEIRVPFSQLGFAPAEEQTWGLQLARIINRRQEEAWFAFTPKSGQAGVPAYGDLTGLRGVEPGRRLELLPYAVGTSRRAGAPGALAGDRELAMNAGLDSRYRLTSNLTLTATANPDFGQVEVDPAVINLSAFETRYQERRPFFVEGANAFKFGGAVGGPSAEAAGVLYSRRLGRAPQLPLANAADVPDTATILGAVKLSGKTASGWNVGLLEAVTGSEFGEYRDGNGLSQRAMVEPRTNYFIGRTSRDLRRGQSNIGGIVTAANRDLAGDPRADGLRAEAYTAGLDFIHEWANRSWVVSGFLVGSHVGGSDAAIGATQRSSTRYLQRPDAKRLTYDATRTSLNGVAASVNMRKTAGLHWTTDSWLQTMSPGYEINDVGFQQRADRRAFGQGVTYSERRPGRIWRDWRSTTYVNRAKNFDGNVIDYFYWTSLTLTHLSYWQLTTSYWYEPKRTDDRLTRGGPLAMRPTTWRYNASLRSDPRKAITGTAAFALVADYAGSDNRTTSLSLDVRTSPRWNLSFGPELVQNRQHAQYVTAIRDPEMVSTFGTRYIFAPLDQRQFSIITRLNYTFTPNLTLEIYAQPLVSHGDYGLPKEFQSPSGYSFKTYGEDVGTIVRDGGRYVVDPDAGGPAAPFTVADRTFTTRSLRGNAVLRWEYRPGSTLYLVWQQDRLNEAAMSDFSVGRGFGSLFDGRANNVVVLKWSYWLNP
- a CDS encoding BON domain-containing protein, yielding MKLALATCVMAVCLAGCQASNEAAGTNGRNADVVDSVRHSLDQAQLEDVSTNQDRDKGVVTLSGSVPTEADKQRAETIAKTAAPGQIIANEIKVLPAGMESEAKSTIADIDNGIESNASAALRNAGLHDDVSVDATAGVVTLTGDVATDAARRQAEKTVAGVPNVKQVINKIEIEPRGR
- a CDS encoding SurA N-terminal domain-containing protein, with protein sequence MMKGPRFWVAAMVIAGVAMSSACRSSSQPSGTPPANVWATVDGRTITRDDVEKLYRSTTQPNAAPLSDDEMLATKLSVLDDLISQDILLAKARTLGVAATDSEIEAAIAEQKRGMSDEDFQKQLGSRSLTVDDFRNGLRREMSVQKVLDREVTAKAVITDDQIAAFYNQNKAQFNLPEAQYRIAQIVVTPARDPQLRNRSGNDAGSVDEATRKFDMLLERLRAGADFAALAMDYSEDPQSVAQGGDIGFVSRSQLNDAPAALRDVVLKTAPGSVSTVAGGGSLTIIKVLAHEPAGQRELGTPAVRDGVRDLLQQRKAQLLRVAYITAVRDEATILNHLAQMVRDANGVPPALATAPAGPAPAAASGK
- a CDS encoding sulfotransferase — protein: MSGIAGRLILLVSQPRAGSTLLQRMLGRHPDVHTCSERWIALHPCFALREGLWTPYGHDLARRATMDLLRELPEGEAAYWEAVRRLLGHLYERELAVSGRRRLLDKTPRYYFILPELRRLFPEARVLLLIRHPLAVLASVLDTWVGTSDAADIVGFWHDLFSAPVLMRKAMAERDDHTSIVRYEELVSQPGDVIGSVSRWLDLGQGPDLVEYGADGSAPWRFGDSGTAFQQTRPMADRAHRWPEVLRRHPLWHALGAVYLDRLGDDVLRALGYDVGETRDLLGAEAVEESARRAAAALLTEPPSPDVMRRAAAAAHERASRLDQAAAERLAIIEEQRSAIAAFEAAVAGRDAEIARLQHALDEATAMPAGDRDKTAVPPVWRSVARPKP
- a CDS encoding DUF1080 domain-containing protein yields the protein MALRPTVLAFGSTARVVLSAVAAFTIAGVLDARPSQAPVPQTAPTPCPAPRGGQPPDDGRVCDERGAIVGYTKLAEIPGTPWIIHDNARPRPRVVTPGAAPGAPPSDAIVLFDGTDLSKWAQTVNGQLVDTKWPIHDGYFETGAGSGSMRTRESFGDVQLHLEFATPSPGRGASQDRGNSGVIFMGRYEVQVLDSFENLTYADGQAAAIYGQDPPLVNAARRPGEWQTYDIVFEAPRFNGTALAKPAYLTVVWNGVVVHNRRAVMGPTSPTQTVHQYVPHDAELPLTLQDHAHPVRYRNVWIRRLKGYDLQ